The Rhizobium sp. CCGE531 genomic sequence GAATTGGTGGTTGCCGCCTGTTCGAACAGATCGAGGATACGCACTCGATCATGGGCGTCGTAGCAGTGCATCAGGCTCAGGAGACCGCATTCCGAGGAAGTCAGGCCATGCAGCATCGTGCTCCATTGCCCAAGCTTGATGATGCCGCTCGACAGATCGCCCGTCCAGCCCTCGGAAACGCAGAACTGCGCGAGCAGGTCAGGATTGTGACCGTCAAACTCCAGCGAGCCCGGCGCAAACGGTGCGGCAAAATTGGCCTTGGCAATCTTGAACAAGATGATCCCCACTTGAGCGCATAGTCCTCCTGCGCTTCATCCAAATTCCCATGCATCTTCCGGTTGGAATGTCTTCCCGCACGCCGCGCTCCACGAAAAAGCGAGGCATTCGGCTCCATTGATTCCATTTTTCGCCGTGCTTCTTCCGGACTGTCGATCCCGTCCGCGAAGTCATTTCAAGTAAAAAATCCGGATGCCCATCAACTCTCAAGCTCATGACTGTGCACGGGCACTGATTAAGCCTGCCGAAAATAAGTAAAATTTGCGTGCATCGCAGCTAACCCTCCAAAGTCGCCGCGCCGGGATTTATAAGAGCTTTTTTGAAAACGGCAATGGGGCAATTTGCGTAAATTTGCGCTACCGTGAAACTTGCCGGACTTATATCGGAACATAGAGCGGTTCAGCTTTTCACGGAATCTCTGAACCGCTCTATCTCTTTGTTGTCTCGCAATTCCGGACGGAAAACCGCTACGCACTTTTCCTGGAATTGCTCTAGGCGCGCAAACGAAAAGGGCGGCCCGAGAGCCGCCCTTCGTCAATTCCGGATGTCGGATTGAACAATGGTTATAAGGCTAAAGCCTTATCACATCATGTCCATGCCGCCACTTCAGGCCGCTTGGCGGCCTGAAGCATCAAAGATGCATGGGCGAAGCTTTATGGACATTCCCGTGATGAGGCCGTTGGCCTTGTCACATCATGTCCATGCCGCCCATGCCGCCCATGCCGCCCGGCATGCCGCCAGGGACATCCTTCTTCGGCAGTTCGGCAATCATGGCTTCGGTGGTGATCAGCAGCGAAGCAACCGAAGCCGCGTCCTGCAGAGCCGTGCGAACGACCTTGACCGGGTCGACGATGCCCATGGCGATCATGTCGCCGTAGACGCCGGTCTGAGCGTTGTAGCCGAAGTTGTCTTCGTTCTTGTCGAGGATCTTGCCGACAACGATCGAAGCTTCATCACCAGCGTTTTCAGCGATCTGGCGGCAAGGAGCCTGCAGAGCGCGACGAACGATGTTGACGCCGGCTTCCTGGTCGTCGTTTTCACCCTTGACGGTGATCTTGACGGAGGAGCGCAGCAGAGCAGTGCCGCCGCCCGGTACGATGCCTTCCTGAACGGCAGCGCGCGTCGCGTTGAGAGCGTCGTCGATGCGGTCCTTCTTTTCCTTGACTTCGATTTCCGTCGAGCCGCCAACGCGGATAACGGCAACGCCGCCAGCGAGCTTGGCAAGACGTTCCTGCAGCTTCTCGCGGTCGTAGTCGGAGGTGGTTTCTTCGATCTGGGCCTTGATCTGGGCAACGCGGCCTTCGATGTCGGACTTGGCGCCGGCGCCGTCGACGATCGTGGTGTTTTCCTTGGAGATCGAAACCTTCTTGGAACGGCCGAGCATGTCGAGGGTAACCGACTCGAGCTTGATGCCGAGGTCTTCGGAGATGACAGTGCCGCCCGTCAGGATGGCGATGTCTTCCAGCATGGCCTTGCGGCGATCGCCGAAGCCCGGAGCCTTGACGGCAGCGATCTTCAGGCCGCCGCGCAGCTTGTTGACGACGAGCGTAGCAAGAGCTTCGCCTTCGACGTCTTCAGCGATGATGAGGAGCGGCTTGCCGGTCTGAACGACGGCTTCGAGAACCGGGAGCATGGCCTGCAGGTTCGAGAGCTTCTTCTCGTGCAGCAGGATGAACGCGTCTTCGAGGTCGGCGATCATCTTTTCCGGGTTGGTCACGAAGTAGGGGCTGAGGTAGCCACGGTCGAACTGCATGCCTTCGACGACTTCGAGTTCGGTTTCGGCGGTCTTGGCTTCTTCAACCGTGATGACGCCTTCGTTGCCGACCTTCTGCATGGCTTCGGCAATATCGAGACCGATCTGCTTTTCGCCGTTTGCCGAGATCGTGCCGACCTGTGCGACTTCTTCCGACGTGTTGATCTTCTTGGCCTTGGCCTGGAGATCCTTGACGACTTCGGCAACGGCGAGATCGATGCCGCGCTTCAGGTCCATCGGGTTCATGCCGGCCGCAACGGCCTTGGCGCCTTCGCGAACGATGGCCTGGGCGAGAACGGTTGCGGTCGTGGTGCCGTCGCCGGCGATGTCGTTGGTCTTCGAAGCAACTTCGCGGACCATCTGGGCGCCCATGTTTTCGAACTTGTCTTCGAGTTCGATTTCCTTGGCGACGGTGACGCCGTCCTTGGTGATGCGCGGAGCGCCGAAGGACTTGTCGATAACGACGTTACGACCCTTCGGGCCGAGCGTGACCTTCACTGCGTCAGCGAGGATATCGACGCCACGAAGCATCTTTTCGCGGGCGTTGCGGCCGAATTTTACTTCTTTAGCTGCCATGTCTAAAAACTCCTGAATTCGCATTGTCCGGGTTTATGGCCCGTCAGCTGTATCGGAAAAGGGGAAATCGGCTGGATTAGCCGATGATGCCCATGATGTCGGCTTCCTTCATGATGAGAAGGTCTTCGCCGTCAAGCTTGACTTCGGTGCCCGACCACTTGCCGAACAGGATGCGGTCGCCGGCCTTGACGTCGAGCGGGACGATCTTGCCGGAGTCATCGCGAACGCCGGAGCCGACGGCGACGATTTCGCCTTCCTGCGGCTTTTCCTTGGCGGTGTCGGGAATGATGATACCACCCTTGGTCTTTGCTTCGGACTCGACGCGACGAACGACGACGCGGTCATGAAGGGGGCGGAAATTGGTGCTTGCCATTGTCTAATCCCTCGATCAAATGACATTCACGGATCAGCGGGGGATCCGTATGGGCTATGTTAGCACTCAGCCTTTGGGAGTGCTAGCGACGGTGATTTAGGGGTGGCTCCCAGACGAGTCAAGAACAGCACTGTGAATTTTTTGCGGCGCGCCTCGGCTTGTGTCGAGGATAATTAACGGCGCTGGTGACCATCGTGGCTATCTTGTCAGGTGGGCGCCCTGCTTTTCACGTCCGGGGCGAAAGCCCGGATTGTCTCTCATTGATCGTCATCTTCCCGTTCCGGAGCCGCTTTCCGGGCCTTGTGCGTCGCAAAAACCTTGCGGGCCGCTCTTGTAATTTGCCGGCCGGTTTGCGATGTCAGCCCGTGATTTATTAGGTGCGAGGACGGCATGGGCAAACGGATCGAAAGCTTTCGCGAAATCGGCGGACTTTATGATGTGGCGCTCTGCGATGTCTGGGGGGTGCTGCACAACGGCGTCTCCGCCTATGAGGAAGCCCCCATCGCGCTGGAAGCCGCCCGCGGCGAAGGGCTAGCCGTCGTGCTCATCACCAACTCTCCGCGCGTTGCTCCCAAGGTGGTCGAGCAGTTGCGGGCGATCGGCATTCCCGACAGCGCCTACGATCGCATCGTCACGTCGGGCGATGTGACGCGTAAGCTGATCGCCGCAGGCCCGAAGAAGGTATTTCTCCTCGGTCCGGAGCGGGATACCGGCATCCTCGAAGGTCTTGATGTCGTGCGTGTCGATGCGGGCGAGGCCGAAAGCATCGTCTGCACTGGCTTCTTCGATGACGAGACCGAAACGCCCGACGACTATACCGATATGCTGACGGCCTGGTCGGCCCGCAACGTGCCGCTGATCTGCGCCAATCCGGATCTCGTGGTCGAGCGCGGCCACCGGATGATCCCCTGCGCCGGCGCCATGGCCGCCTATTACGAGCGGCTCGGGGGTGAGACGCGCATCGCCGGCAAGCCGCACCAGCCGATCTATGATGCAGCGCTCGCCGCGGCGCGCGAAGTGCGCAGTGAATTCCCGCTGTCCCGCGTGGTCGCGATCGGCGACGGCATGCCGACCGACGTGCGCGGCGCGCTCGATTATGGCCTCGATCTCCTTTATATCAGCCATGGCATCCACGCCCGCGAATATGTCGTCGAGGGGCATACGGATGAGGCCGCCCTCGGTGCCTTCCTGGCACGCGAGCAGGCTTCGCCGAAGTGGTGGATGCCGCGCCTTGTCTGAGGAGAGTGGCAGACGATGACCGTTTTCCATCGCAACGAGACCCGCGAGCCGCTTCCCGATGCCTTGAAGGGCGGTGTCATCGCCATCGGCAATTTCGACGGCGTGCATCGTGGCCATCAGTCCGTGCTCACGCGCGCGCTGGAGATCGCCAGGGAACGCGGCATTCCAGCTCTCGTGCTGACCTTCGAGCCGCATCCGCGCACCATATTCAAGCCCGAGCAGCCGGTCTTTCGGCTGACCCCAGCGCCGTTGAGGGCGCGTCTCCTGGAAGCGCTCGGCTTCAACGCCGTCATCGAATATCCCTTTGATCGCGCCTTCTCGCAGCGTTCGGCCGATGAATTCGTCCATTCGATCCTGATCGACTGGCTGCATGCCTCCGAAGTCGTCACCGGCTTCGATTTCCATTTCGGCCACGATCGCCAGGGCGGTCCGGCTTTTCTCATGAACGCCGGCAGCCACAACGGTTTCGGCGTGACGCTCATCGATGCCTTCCGCGATGAAAATACCGAGGTCATCTCGTCGAGCCGCATCCGCGCGCTGCTGGCCGAAGGCGATGTTGCTCAGGCCGCCGGCCTGCTTGGATACCGCTTCACCGTCGAGGCGCCCGTCATCGGCGGCGAGAAGCTGGGCCGCACGCTCGGCTTCCCCACGGCAAACATGCAGCTTCCATCGGAAATATCACTGAGATCAGGCATCTATGCCGTGCGCTTCCGCACGGCCGATGGCGTCATCCGTGATGCTGTTGCCAGCTACGGACGCCGCCCGACGGTAACAGACAACGGCGCCCCGCTGCTCGAGACCTTCGTCTTCGATTTCAGCGGCGATCTCTACGGCCAGATCTGCTCGGTCTCCTTCTTTGGCTACCTCCGCCCCGAACTGAAGTTCGACGGCCTCGACCCGCTGGTCGCACAGATCCGCAAGGATGAGGAAGAGGCGCGGGCGCTGCTCGCCGGCGTTCAGCCGCTCAGCGATCTCGATCGCATCATCGCGTTCAGCTGATTTTATTCGGCATTGCTGCGCGCAAGGATTGCGGCGGTGCAGTATGTTTTTGCCTTGAGCGGGTAGGAAGATGCTGCAATGCTCGCAGCTGGGTGCGAGTCGCCGCGCCCGTTTTCCGAAAGGCGCACGAGATGGATAAACGTTTCGGAACGGCGGCCTGCTGGCTGCTCGTTATTCCTTATATTGGTTTGCTTTGGGTCCCCTTTTACAACAGCCACGATCCGGTTCTGCTCGGGTTTCCGTTCTTCTATTGGTATCAGCTGGCCTGGGTGCCGATCACCGCCATCCTGACGTGGATCGCCTATCGGAGCATGCGCCATGACGACTGAGATCGATATGACCGCACTCGCCGTCTTCATCTTCTTCCTGGCGCTCGTGACCGTGATGGGCTTTGTCGCGGCGCGCTGGCGCCGACCGAAGACCCTTGCCCATATCGACGAATGGGGCCTTGGCGGACGCACTTTCGGTACCTGGATCACATGGTTCCTCGTCGGCGGCGACTTCTACACCGCCTATACCGTCATTGCTGTGCCGGCCCTGGTCTATACGGTCGGCGCCTACGGCTTCTTCGCGCTGCCCTATACGATCGTCGTCTATCCCTTCGTCTTCATGGTCATGCCGCTTCTGTGGAAGCGCGCGAAGGATCATGGCTATGTCACCGCTGGCGATGTCGTGCATGGCCAATACGGCTCGCGCGCGCTCGAATTGGCGGTTGCGCTGACCGGCGTCATCGCCACCATGCCCTATATCGCCTTGCAGCTCGTCGGCATGACGGCGGTCTTCAAGGCACTCGGGCTCCACGGCGAACTGCCGCTTGCGGTGGCCTTCATCATTCTGGCGCTCTATACCTATTCGGCCGGTCTTCGCGCGCCGGCGCTGATCGCCTTCGTCAAGGACATCATGATCTACATCGTGGTGATCGCAGCCATCGCCCTTATCCCCGCAAAGCTCGGTGGCTACGCCAATGTCTTCGCCGCGGCCGATGCGGATTTCCAGGCCAAGGGTGCGGGCAGCCTGCTGCTCGGCGGCAACCAGTACGTCGCCTATGCGACGCTTGCACTCGGCTCGGCGCTGGCCGCCTTCATGTATCCGCATACGCTCACCGGCATCTTTGCCTCCAACAGCGGCAATACCATCCGCAAGAATGCGGTGCTGCTGCCGGCCTATACGCTGCTGCTGGGTCTCCTGGCTCTGCTCGGCTATATGGGCCATGCAGCCCATCTGAAGCTGGACAGCGCCAATGACGTCGTTCCGGCGCTGTTCCAGACCTTGTTCTCGAGCTGGTTTGCGGGCTTTGCCTTTGCGGCGATTGCCATCGGTGCGCTCGTGCCGGCGGCCGTGATGAGCATTGGCGCCGCCAACCTCTTTACGCGCAACTTCTGGAAAGCCTACATCGATCCGCAGGTTTCCGATGCCGGCGAGGCAAAGGTGGCCA encodes the following:
- the groL gene encoding chaperonin GroEL (60 kDa chaperone family; promotes refolding of misfolded polypeptides especially under stressful conditions; forms two stacked rings of heptamers to form a barrel-shaped 14mer; ends can be capped by GroES; misfolded proteins enter the barrel where they are refolded when GroES binds), giving the protein MAAKEVKFGRNAREKMLRGVDILADAVKVTLGPKGRNVVIDKSFGAPRITKDGVTVAKEIELEDKFENMGAQMVREVASKTNDIAGDGTTTATVLAQAIVREGAKAVAAGMNPMDLKRGIDLAVAEVVKDLQAKAKKINTSEEVAQVGTISANGEKQIGLDIAEAMQKVGNEGVITVEEAKTAETELEVVEGMQFDRGYLSPYFVTNPEKMIADLEDAFILLHEKKLSNLQAMLPVLEAVVQTGKPLLIIAEDVEGEALATLVVNKLRGGLKIAAVKAPGFGDRRKAMLEDIAILTGGTVISEDLGIKLESVTLDMLGRSKKVSISKENTTIVDGAGAKSDIEGRVAQIKAQIEETTSDYDREKLQERLAKLAGGVAVIRVGGSTEIEVKEKKDRIDDALNATRAAVQEGIVPGGGTALLRSSVKITVKGENDDQEAGVNIVRRALQAPCRQIAENAGDEASIVVGKILDKNEDNFGYNAQTGVYGDMIAMGIVDPVKVVRTALQDAASVASLLITTEAMIAELPKKDVPGGMPGGMGGMGGMDMM
- a CDS encoding TIGR01459 family HAD-type hydrolase yields the protein MGKRIESFREIGGLYDVALCDVWGVLHNGVSAYEEAPIALEAARGEGLAVVLITNSPRVAPKVVEQLRAIGIPDSAYDRIVTSGDVTRKLIAAGPKKVFLLGPERDTGILEGLDVVRVDAGEAESIVCTGFFDDETETPDDYTDMLTAWSARNVPLICANPDLVVERGHRMIPCAGAMAAYYERLGGETRIAGKPHQPIYDAALAAAREVRSEFPLSRVVAIGDGMPTDVRGALDYGLDLLYISHGIHAREYVVEGHTDEAALGAFLAREQASPKWWMPRLV
- a CDS encoding DUF3311 domain-containing protein; this encodes MDKRFGTAACWLLVIPYIGLLWVPFYNSHDPVLLGFPFFYWYQLAWVPITAILTWIAYRSMRHDD
- a CDS encoding bifunctional riboflavin kinase/FAD synthetase; translation: MTVFHRNETREPLPDALKGGVIAIGNFDGVHRGHQSVLTRALEIARERGIPALVLTFEPHPRTIFKPEQPVFRLTPAPLRARLLEALGFNAVIEYPFDRAFSQRSADEFVHSILIDWLHASEVVTGFDFHFGHDRQGGPAFLMNAGSHNGFGVTLIDAFRDENTEVISSSRIRALLAEGDVAQAAGLLGYRFTVEAPVIGGEKLGRTLGFPTANMQLPSEISLRSGIYAVRFRTADGVIRDAVASYGRRPTVTDNGAPLLETFVFDFSGDLYGQICSVSFFGYLRPELKFDGLDPLVAQIRKDEEEARALLAGVQPLSDLDRIIAFS
- a CDS encoding sodium:solute symporter family protein produces the protein MTTEIDMTALAVFIFFLALVTVMGFVAARWRRPKTLAHIDEWGLGGRTFGTWITWFLVGGDFYTAYTVIAVPALVYTVGAYGFFALPYTIVVYPFVFMVMPLLWKRAKDHGYVTAGDVVHGQYGSRALELAVALTGVIATMPYIALQLVGMTAVFKALGLHGELPLAVAFIILALYTYSAGLRAPALIAFVKDIMIYIVVIAAIALIPAKLGGYANVFAAADADFQAKGAGSLLLGGNQYVAYATLALGSALAAFMYPHTLTGIFASNSGNTIRKNAVLLPAYTLLLGLLALLGYMGHAAHLKLDSANDVVPALFQTLFSSWFAGFAFAAIAIGALVPAAVMSIGAANLFTRNFWKAYIDPQVSDAGEAKVAKMTSLVVKVGALLVIIFLPTQFALDLQLLGGIWILQTLPALVFGLYTKWFRAPALLVGWFVGFFGGTYLVWDAGWKPLHLVPFGDASFTVYTGLLALVANILVSVVLNAVMPARATARA
- the groES gene encoding co-chaperone GroES; translated protein: MASTNFRPLHDRVVVRRVESEAKTKGGIIIPDTAKEKPQEGEIVAVGSGVRDDSGKIVPLDVKAGDRILFGKWSGTEVKLDGEDLLIMKEADIMGIIG